The following are encoded together in the Rhizobium brockwellii genome:
- a CDS encoding hydroxyacid dehydrogenase, with protein MSFIFSTHPLHPAARSMLEAAGDLRVASAPDPETLLREGRGAGILVIRAPIPPAFFEDAPALRAAIRHGAGLDMVPMDAATRAGVLVANVPGANASTVAEHVFLVTLALLRRFRLMDRELRQNGWVAGRAQSDAAVDLAGRTMGIVGMGNVGKAIFKIAKFGFGLEVVATSRSPESVPDGVRFLTIDELVATADIVVLCCPLTPETTGMLNAGRVGRMKPAAILVNVSRGPVIDDAALIEALRDGRIGGAALDVFATQPLPLDHPYFGFDNVIVTPHLAGLTEESMMRMGTGAASEALRVIKGDLPVNLRNPEVVEHYRRRFPE; from the coding sequence ATGAGCTTCATCTTTTCCACACATCCCCTGCACCCTGCGGCCAGGTCCATGCTCGAGGCTGCGGGTGATCTGCGCGTCGCTTCCGCGCCCGATCCCGAAACATTGCTGCGAGAAGGCCGCGGCGCGGGCATCCTCGTCATACGAGCGCCGATCCCGCCGGCCTTCTTCGAGGACGCGCCGGCACTTCGCGCGGCGATCCGCCATGGTGCCGGGCTCGACATGGTGCCGATGGATGCGGCGACCCGCGCCGGCGTGCTTGTCGCCAACGTCCCGGGCGCCAATGCCTCGACTGTCGCCGAGCACGTCTTCCTCGTGACACTGGCCCTGCTTCGGCGCTTCCGCCTGATGGACCGCGAACTGCGTCAGAACGGCTGGGTGGCGGGCCGCGCCCAATCGGACGCGGCCGTCGACCTCGCCGGCCGCACCATGGGCATCGTCGGCATGGGCAATGTCGGCAAGGCGATCTTCAAGATCGCGAAGTTCGGTTTCGGCCTGGAGGTGGTGGCCACGAGCCGGTCGCCGGAAAGCGTGCCGGACGGCGTGCGTTTCCTGACGATCGATGAGCTTGTTGCGACGGCCGACATCGTGGTGCTCTGCTGCCCGCTGACGCCGGAGACGACTGGCATGCTCAATGCCGGTCGCGTCGGGCGCATGAAGCCCGCGGCCATTCTGGTCAACGTCTCGCGCGGCCCCGTGATCGATGATGCGGCATTGATCGAGGCGCTGCGCGATGGTCGCATCGGCGGAGCCGCGCTCGACGTCTTTGCAACGCAGCCGCTGCCGCTCGACCATCCCTATTTCGGCTTTGACAACGTCATCGTCACGCCGCATCTGGCTGGTCTGACGGAAGAGAGCATGATGCGCATGGGAACGGGCGCGGCGAGCGAAGCCCTGCGCGTCATCAAGGGCGACTTGCCCGTTAATTTGCGCAACCCCGAAGTGGTAGAACACTACCGCCGGCGCTTTCCCGAATAG
- a CDS encoding FadR/GntR family transcriptional regulator codes for MKENSLLSDLAAHLFSNSSGNGRTPSERELAEHFGVSRGQVREALAILEAMRIVERRAKSGIYLTTTEASVEAMALFARAGVPLDPILIYETVELRKIHEIKAAELACNRATEENYQHLRDILAASEAKLAAGEGLAREDRDFHLEIVRATKNSVFHRVCSVYYVMGEHRLPIYFADAARSRRSHEEHIRIYEALLSRDSNLAQALMSAHLQGAESYWKGLIGGPATAA; via the coding sequence ATGAAAGAAAATTCCCTCCTCTCCGATCTCGCAGCCCACCTGTTCTCGAACTCGAGCGGCAACGGCCGCACGCCTTCGGAGCGAGAGCTTGCGGAGCATTTCGGAGTCAGCCGGGGCCAGGTTCGCGAGGCATTGGCCATTCTGGAGGCAATGCGCATCGTCGAGCGCCGGGCCAAGTCGGGCATCTATCTGACGACCACGGAGGCGAGCGTGGAGGCAATGGCGCTTTTTGCCCGCGCCGGCGTGCCGCTTGATCCTATCCTGATCTACGAGACCGTGGAGCTTCGCAAGATCCATGAAATCAAGGCCGCGGAACTCGCCTGCAATCGGGCGACGGAGGAGAATTACCAGCACTTGCGCGATATCCTCGCCGCGTCGGAGGCGAAGCTAGCCGCCGGCGAGGGGCTGGCGCGCGAGGACCGGGATTTTCATTTGGAGATCGTCCGGGCCACCAAAAATAGCGTCTTCCATCGGGTGTGCAGCGTCTATTACGTCATGGGCGAGCACCGCCTGCCGATCTACTTTGCCGACGCCGCCCGCAGCCGGCGCTCGCATGAGGAGCATATCCGCATCTACGAGGCGCTGCTTTCCCGAGACAGCAATCTCGCCCAGGCGCTGATGAGCGCGCATCTTCAAGGTGCGGAAAGCTATTGGAAGGGTCTTATCGGCGGTCCAGCGACGGCAGCCTGA